One region of Vigna angularis cultivar LongXiaoDou No.4 chromosome 10, ASM1680809v1, whole genome shotgun sequence genomic DNA includes:
- the LOC108321291 gene encoding aconitate hydratase, cytoplasmic, which translates to MATENPFSSILRTLEKPAGGGEFGKYYSLPALNDPRIDKLPYSVRILLESAIRNCDEFQVKKHDVEKIIDWENTSPKQVEIPFKPARVLLQDFTGVPAVVDLACMRDAMNKLGGDSNKINPLVPVDLVIDHSVQVDVARSENAVQANMELEFQRNKERFSFLKWGSNAFNNMLVVPPGSGIVHQVNLEYLGRVVFNTHGVLYPDSVVGTDSHTTMIDGLGVAGWGVGGIEAEAAMLGQPMSMVLPGVVGFKLLGKLRDGVTATDLVLTVTQMLRKHGVVGKFVEFYGEGMSELPLADRATIANMSPEYGATMGFFPVDHVTLQYLRLTGRSDETVSMIESYLRANKMFVDYSEPQVERVYSSYLELNLEDVESCVSGPKRPHDRVPLKEMKADWVACLNNKVGFKGFAVPVESQNKVADFTFHATPAHLRHGDVVIAAITSCTNTSNPSVMLGAALVAKKACELGLQVKPWIKTSLAPGSGVVTKYLQRSGLQKYLNQLGFHIVGYGCTTCIGNSGDIDEAVASAITENDIVAAAVLSGNRNFEGRVHPLTRANYLASPPLVVAYALAGTVNIDFDTEPIGIGKDGTNIFFRDIWPSSEEIANVVQSSVLPDMFKETYNAITQGNPMWNNLSVPSGTLYAWDPTSTYIHEPPYFKNMTMSPSGSNGVKNAYCLLNFGDSITTDHISPAGSIHKDSPAARYLIERGVDRRDFNSYGSRRGNDEVMARGTFANIRIVNKFLNGEVGPKTIHIPSGEKLSVFDAAERYKSEGHDMIILAGAEYGSGSSRDWAAKGPMLLGVKAVIAKSFERIHRSNLVGMGIIPLCFKPGEDADSLGLTGRERYTIDLPSNVNEIRPGQDVTVVTDTGKTFVSILRFDTEVEIAYFNHGGILQYVIRNLINAKH; encoded by the exons ATGG CGACTGAGAATCCGTTCAGTAGCATTCTGAGGACGCTCGAGAAGCCTGCTGGTGGTGGCGAGTTCGGGAAGTACTATAGCTTGCCTGCTCTCAACGATCCTAGAATTG ATAAACTTCCTTATTCTGTGAGGATACTTTTGGAATCTGCAATCCGTAACTGTGATGAGTTTCAAGTTAAGAAACACGACgttgaaaaaattattgattGGGAGAATACCTCTCCCAAACAAGTGGAGATTCCGTTCAAGCCAGCTAGGGTGCTTCTGCAG GATTTTACTGGGGTACCTGCCGTTGTTGATCTTGCTTGCATGCGAGATGCAATGAACAAACTTGGTGGTGATTCTAATAAAATTAACCCCTTG GTACCAGTGGATCTTGTCATTGATCACTCTGTTCAGGTTGATGTGGCAAGATCTGAAAATGCTGTTCAGGCAAACATGGAACTTGAATTCCAGAGAAACAAAGAAAGATTTAGTTTCCTTAAATGGGGTTCAAATGCATTCAATAATATGCTCGTTGTTCCTCCCGGATCAGGGATAGTTCATCAG GTTAATTTAGAATACCTTGGTAGAGTTGTGTTCAACACACATGGCGTGCTTTATCCTGACAGTGTTGTTGGAACTGATTCACACACAACTATGATAGATGGCCTCGGTGTCGCTGGATGGGGAGTTGGTGGAATAGAAGCAGAAGCTGCAATGCTTGGCCAG CCCATGAGCATGGTCCTTCCAGGTGTTGTTGGGTTTAAATTATTGGGAAAACTACGAGATGGTGTCACAGCTACTGATTTGGTGTTGACTGTCACTCAAATGCTGAGAAAGCATGGGGTTGTTGGCAAGTTTGTGGAGTTTTATG GGGAAGGCATGAGTGAACTGCCTTTGGCAGATCGTGCCACCATAGCAAACATGTCCCCTGAGTATGGTGCAACGATGGGCTTCTTTCCTGTGGATCATGTCACTTTGCAATATTTGAGACTGACTGGCAGAAGTGATGAGACT GTTTCTATGATAGAATCCTACTTACGAGCAAATAAGATGTTTGTGGATTATAGTGAG CCTCAAGTGGAGAGAGTGTACTCATCCTATTTGGAACTCAATCTTGAGGATGTAGAGTCCTGTGTTTCAGGTCCAAAAAG GCCTCATGATCGTGTCCCTTTGAAAGAAATGAAGGCAGACTGGGTTGCCTGTCTCAACAACAAAGTTGGATTTAAG GGTTTTGCTGTACCCGTAGAATCTCAGAATAAGGTTGCAGACTTCACATTCCATGCTACACCAGCACATCTTAGGCATGGTGATGTTGTTATAGCTGCTATCACCAGTTGTACAAATACTTCCAATCCTAGTGTTATGCTTGGAGCTGCATTGGTTGCAAAGAAAGCTTGTGAATTGGGTTTGCAG GTAAAGCCTTGGATTAAAACAAGTCTTGCTCCAGGTTCTGGTGTTGTAACCAAGTATTTGCAGAGGAG TGGCTTGCAGAAGTATTTGAATCAGCTAGGTTTCCATATAGTTGGGTACGGATGCACAACTTGCATTGGAAATTCAGGTGATATTGATGAAGCTGTAGCATCTGCAATTACAGAAAACG ATATAGTAGCTGCAGCTGTATTGTCTGGAAATAGGAACTTCGAGGGCCGAGTTCACCCTTTAACAAGAGCTAATTATCTTGCTTCTCCTCCTCTTGTTGTTGCCTATGCCCTTGCTGGCACA GTGAACATTGACTTTGACACTGAACCCATTGGGATAGGCAAGGATGGAACCAATATCTTCTTCAGGGATATTTGGCCATCCAGTGAAGAAATAGCAAAT GTCGTACAATCAAGTGTGCTGCCTGATATGTTTAAAGAAACATACAACGCGATCACCCAAGGCAATCCCATGTGGAATAATTTATCTGTTCCGTCGGGCACTCTTTATGCTTGGGACCCTACATCAACTTATATTCACGAGCCaccttatttcaaaaatatgacCATGTCTCCCTCAGGCTCTAATGGTGTGAAGAATGCTTACTGTTTACTCAACTTTGGAGACAGTATTACAACTGACCACATCTCTCCAGCTGGTAGCATACATAAGGACAGTCCTGCAGCCAGATATCTTATAGAACGTGGAGTTGATAGACGAGACTTCAACTCTTATGGAAGTCGTCGTGGTAATGATGAAGTGATGGCAAGAGGAACATTTGCCAATATTCGCATTGTCAACAAATTTTTGAATGGAGAAGTTGGACCTAAAACTATTCATATTCCTTCCGGGGAGAAGTTATCAGTCTTTGATGCTGCTGAG AGATACAAGAGTGAGGGGCATGATATGATTATCTTGGCCGGTGCTGAGTATGGGAGTGGGAGTTCCCGAGATTGGGCTGCAAAAGGGCCAATGCTACTG GGTGTGAAAGCTGTCATAGCAAAAAGTTTTGAAAGGATTCACCGAAGTAATTTGGTGGGAATGGGTATCATTCCTCTATGTTTTAAGCCTGGGGAGGATGCCGATTCTCTTGGATTAACTGGTCGTGAACGTTACACCATTGATCTACCAAGCAACGTGAATGAAATAAGACCTGGTCAAGATGTCACAGTGGTGACAGATACCGGGAAGACATTCGTATCTATCCTGAGATTTGATACAGAG GTTGAAATAGCATACTTCAACCATGGAGGCATCTTGCAATATGTCATCAGAAACTTGATTAATGCTAAACATTGA